The Salmo salar chromosome ssa06, Ssal_v3.1, whole genome shotgun sequence sequence AAAAGAGATCAAACCAGGACAAATAATCATACTTTCTCTCAGAATAGCTTTTATTAAGATGCCAAAGATTGTCAATTGAAAAAGTATTTAAAAGCTGTGCTAGTAGTCTTGTTCTACTTCTATTGGGTGTTCCGTTCCCCCGTTGAGGTATGAGGTCCCAGCCATAGATATAGAATGACTAGTATGTTCTGTGATGAATGGACCGGCGGCCATATTGAGTGTAccagtaattatatttctatgatgcCAGGCAGCTCTGTCCCTGTGTGATGGGAGAAAAAGTAAGGAAAATGGACTGAAGGTGGAGGGATTACCTGAACTTATCCAATAAGAAATCCTCATTTTAGTTTTCCATTGCGAAACGTTTTGCTACGTAATGAATACAgtcctgtccctgtgtgtgttcCACAGAGGTGCTGTTGGACCCATTCCGGACCTGGTGCCCGTCCTCGTCGTGCCAGGCAATGGGCCAGCTGAAGGAGATGGAGTTGCCACAGCTGGTCCAGTGCTCTGTGTGCAGGCTGGAGTTCTGCTCGGCCTGCCGGGACAGCTGGCATAAAGAAAATGCCTGCCAGGACAACACCTTCCGACCCGGGGAGACCAGGTAGGATATTACTGCAACACACCTGTACACTATACATACCTATACACTAACACTGTACACTATCACACCAataccaggggttggaaccggttcagggaacagaacagaaaaccgAAAGTCATCTGTTCTGGAATATAACCTTTATTTTCAAATCTTGAGAACCGG is a genomic window containing:
- the rnf144ab gene encoding probable E3 ubiquitin-protein ligase RNF144A-B isoform X3 produces the protein MLFLKKIDKRKSESKMKCMVVAESMQRYRRLHFEREVLLDPFRTWCPSSSCQAMGQLKEMELPQLVQCSVCRLEFCSACRDSWHKENACQDNTFRPGETSSFYKSDGDAPIKRCPK
- the rnf144ab gene encoding probable E3 ubiquitin-protein ligase RNF144A-B isoform X2: MKCMVVAESMQRYRRLHFEREVLLDPFRTWCPSSSCQAMGQLKEMELPQLVQCSVCRLEFCSACRDSWHKENACQDNTFRPGETSSFYKSDGDAPIKRCPKCKVYIERDKGCAQMMCKS